From the Burkholderia glumae LMG 2196 = ATCC 33617 genome, one window contains:
- a CDS encoding GlxA family transcriptional regulator: MPPLSSPSRPTARPPKRVWLVLPPRVHMLDLGGPLQLIASLAPLGIARVAACCVAASETLTSFQGVAMAGLAPLPARVTAGDWVMVIGSRYDFRVPLSAEHEAIAAWLARVAAPLRERIVIASVCTGAYLLGAAGLLDGRDCTTHHSHLARLQRRHPAARVLANRLLVDEGMLVTSAGVLAGVDLALHLIARHFGAAAAIAVARENVVPFRRMSGDPALDAQLRYRDHDQDVIHAVQDFLVAEPGCALPYPQLAARFALSYRHLARRFRDACGITLKAYHQQLRIARARQLLREGDASIERIAEACGFASVQAFRAAWRQVEPLSPSAWRAA; this comes from the coding sequence GCCGCCGCGCGTGCACATGCTCGATCTGGGCGGCCCGCTGCAGCTGATTGCCTCGCTCGCGCCGCTCGGCATCGCCCGCGTGGCGGCCTGCTGCGTGGCCGCCTCGGAGACGCTGACGAGCTTCCAGGGCGTGGCGATGGCGGGCCTCGCACCGTTGCCGGCGCGCGTGACGGCGGGCGACTGGGTGATGGTGATCGGTTCGCGCTACGACTTCCGCGTGCCGCTGTCGGCCGAGCACGAGGCCATCGCGGCCTGGCTCGCCCGCGTGGCGGCGCCGCTGCGCGAGCGGATCGTGATCGCCAGCGTCTGCACCGGCGCGTATCTGCTCGGCGCGGCGGGGCTGCTCGACGGCCGCGACTGCACCACTCATCACAGTCATCTGGCGCGTCTGCAGCGGCGCCATCCCGCAGCGCGCGTGCTGGCCAACCGGCTGCTGGTCGACGAAGGCATGCTCGTCACCTCGGCCGGCGTATTGGCCGGCGTCGATCTCGCCCTGCATCTGATCGCGAGACACTTCGGCGCGGCCGCGGCGATCGCCGTGGCGCGCGAGAACGTGGTGCCGTTTCGCCGGATGAGCGGCGATCCGGCGCTCGACGCACAGTTGCGCTACCGCGATCACGACCAGGACGTGATTCACGCGGTGCAGGACTTCCTCGTGGCCGAGCCCGGCTGCGCGCTGCCGTATCCGCAGCTGGCCGCACGCTTCGCGCTCAGCTACCGGCATCTCGCGCGGCGCTTTCGCGACGCCTGCGGGATCACGCTGAAGGCCTACCACCAGCAGTTGCGCATCGCCCGCGCGCGGCAGTTGCTGCGCGAGGGCGATGCCAGCATCGAGCGGATCGCCGAGGCTTGCGGCTTCGCGAGCGTGCAGGCGTTTCGCGCGGCATGGCGGCAGGTGGAGCCGCTATCGCCGAGCGCCTGGCGCGCCGCATGA
- a CDS encoding BON domain-containing protein, which yields MQRRHPNRSREMRGPADWQERNERAYWGSDENDLPHYDDMLLPDDERETDPHDAREPRAAERIDERRWRDEPPAGGGARAYGAAPGHAPGHAPGHAAPRWAHGSEPYDAGGARRRSEPYYPHQRSQGGHGAPSRTRYDPPGHPAREAARTARTAPRLRGPKGYTRSDERIREDVCERLAYAIDIDVSEVSVTVKDACVQLEGTVPERWMKHEIEDLADSCVWVRDVDNRVRVARAASGDAPYPVPRAEAQPTLPPPLPSSAAAHPCGALGPGEAEPPAGPAGPAADPPRR from the coding sequence ATGCAACGACGCCATCCGAATCGCTCGCGTGAGATGCGCGGGCCGGCCGACTGGCAGGAGCGCAACGAACGCGCATACTGGGGCAGCGACGAGAACGACCTGCCGCATTACGACGACATGCTGCTGCCCGACGACGAACGCGAGACCGATCCGCACGACGCGCGCGAACCGCGCGCCGCCGAGCGCATCGACGAGCGCCGGTGGCGCGACGAGCCACCGGCCGGCGGCGGGGCACGTGCCTACGGCGCGGCTCCCGGCCATGCTCCCGGCCATGCTCCCGGCCATGCCGCGCCGAGATGGGCGCACGGCAGCGAGCCCTACGACGCGGGCGGCGCGCGGCGCCGCAGCGAACCGTATTATCCGCACCAGCGCAGCCAAGGCGGCCACGGCGCGCCGTCCCGGACACGCTACGACCCGCCCGGGCATCCGGCGCGTGAGGCCGCCCGCACCGCGCGCACCGCGCCGCGGCTGCGCGGGCCGAAGGGCTATACGCGCTCGGACGAGCGGATTCGCGAGGACGTCTGCGAGCGGCTCGCCTATGCGATCGACATCGACGTCAGCGAGGTCAGCGTGACGGTGAAGGACGCCTGCGTGCAACTCGAGGGCACCGTGCCGGAGCGTTGGATGAAGCACGAGATCGAGGATCTGGCCGACAGCTGCGTGTGGGTGCGCGACGTCGACAATCGCGTGCGGGTGGCACGTGCCGCGTCCGGCGACGCGCCCTATCCGGTGCCGCGCGCCGAAGCGCAGCCGACGCTGCCGCCCCCGTTGCCGTCGTCGGCAGCCGCCCATCCGTGCGGCGCGCTCGGACCGGGCGAGGCCGAGCCGCCGGCGGGGCCGGCCGGCCCCGCAGCGGACCCGCCGCGGCGCTGA
- a CDS encoding sigma-54 interaction domain-containing protein: MSRLTSEGRRLAGSSPRIQALLSKLEKIAATRASVLIVGESGAGKDIAARLVHDSSPRANGPFVAVNCGAIPADIAESQLFGHEKGSFTGASAQHIGFFEAARGGTIFLDEIAEMPRDLQVKLLRALESNTIMRVGGTETIALDVRVVAATHHNPADAIRDGRLREDLFYRLAAMALHVPALRHRDGDVEEIARALIDTLNTHHGTHKALSAQALKLLRSYPWPGNVRELRNTIERAFILADDTIELDLPRQLPPRADVRDNVMSLPLGATLANAQQRFIMASLRHFDGDKPRTAKALGISLKTLYNRLALMREHGMQPELDEGARR; encoded by the coding sequence ATGTCGAGACTCACTAGCGAAGGCCGGCGTCTTGCCGGCTCCTCGCCGCGCATCCAGGCGCTGCTGTCGAAGCTCGAGAAGATTGCCGCGACCCGCGCGAGCGTGCTGATCGTCGGCGAGAGCGGCGCGGGCAAGGACATCGCCGCGCGCCTCGTCCACGATTCGAGCCCGCGCGCGAACGGCCCGTTCGTCGCCGTGAATTGCGGCGCGATCCCGGCCGATATCGCCGAATCGCAGCTGTTCGGCCACGAGAAGGGCAGCTTCACCGGCGCGAGCGCGCAGCATATCGGCTTCTTCGAGGCCGCGCGCGGCGGCACGATCTTCCTCGACGAAATCGCCGAGATGCCGCGCGACCTGCAGGTCAAGCTGCTGCGCGCGCTCGAATCGAACACCATCATGCGCGTGGGCGGCACCGAGACGATCGCGCTCGACGTGCGGGTGGTGGCCGCCACGCATCACAATCCGGCCGATGCGATCCGCGACGGCCGCCTGCGCGAGGACCTGTTCTACCGGCTCGCGGCGATGGCGCTGCACGTGCCGGCGCTGCGCCATCGCGACGGCGACGTCGAGGAGATCGCGCGCGCGCTGATCGACACGCTCAACACGCACCACGGCACCCACAAGGCGCTCTCGGCGCAGGCGCTCAAGCTGCTGCGCAGCTACCCGTGGCCCGGCAACGTGCGCGAGCTGCGCAACACCATCGAGCGCGCGTTCATCCTGGCCGACGACACCATCGAACTCGATCTGCCGCGCCAGCTGCCGCCGCGCGCCGACGTGCGCGACAACGTGATGTCGCTGCCGCTCGGCGCGACGCTCGCCAATGCGCAGCAGCGCTTCATCATGGCCTCGCTGCGCCACTTCGACGGCGACAAGCCGCGCACGGCAAAGGCGCTCGGCATCAGCCTGAAAACGCTCTACAACCGGCTCGCGCTGATGCGCGAGCACGGCATGCAGCCCGAGCTCGACGAGGGCGCGCGCCGCTAG
- a CDS encoding sigma-54-dependent transcriptional regulator: MPYILVVEDDADTRDMLSALAQTQQLTCDTAATLAQARELIAQHTPDLVLCDLVLPDGSGMDLFDELPKGVHCEMVLTTGHASLETAIDALRRGATDYLVKPLNMQRLNAIFARVPRTSVLHEEIALLRSELKQLGRFGRMLGNSPPMQAMYDAISRVASTEASVLLKGESGTGKELAAQTIHDLSLRRKGPFLAINCGAIAANLVESEMFGHDCGSFTGADRQHKGFFERADGGTLFLDEITEMPMESQVKLLRVLETGRLTRLGSARELDVDVRIVAATNRDPEAAMAEGRLRPDLYHRINVFPITLPSLRERGDDIPMLAVAFLNRLNEESGRKMRFAPAALAALAGYEWPGNVRELRNFVQRASIFNDGEVIDTLPPPIMAEVSGDAVGADDTVSVPFGTTLEEVDRRVILGTLAQCGGVKTHAAEVLDISLKTIYNRLAQLEGGDKTAS; the protein is encoded by the coding sequence ATGCCCTACATTCTGGTCGTCGAAGACGACGCCGACACCCGTGACATGCTTTCCGCGCTCGCGCAGACGCAGCAACTGACCTGCGATACCGCGGCGACGCTGGCGCAGGCGCGCGAGCTGATCGCGCAGCACACGCCGGATCTGGTGCTGTGCGACCTGGTGCTGCCCGACGGCAGCGGCATGGATCTGTTCGACGAGCTGCCCAAGGGCGTCCATTGCGAAATGGTGCTGACCACCGGCCACGCGAGCCTGGAGACGGCGATCGACGCCTTGCGGCGCGGCGCGACCGACTATCTCGTCAAGCCGCTCAACATGCAGCGCCTGAACGCGATCTTCGCGCGCGTGCCGCGCACCAGCGTGCTGCACGAGGAGATCGCCTTGCTGCGCAGCGAGCTCAAGCAGCTGGGCCGCTTCGGCCGCATGCTCGGCAACTCGCCGCCGATGCAGGCGATGTACGACGCCATCAGCCGGGTCGCGAGCACCGAGGCGTCGGTGCTGCTCAAGGGCGAGTCGGGCACCGGCAAGGAGCTGGCGGCGCAGACCATCCACGACCTGAGCCTGCGCCGCAAGGGGCCGTTCCTCGCGATCAACTGCGGGGCGATCGCGGCGAACCTGGTCGAAAGCGAGATGTTCGGCCACGACTGCGGCAGCTTCACGGGCGCGGACCGCCAGCACAAGGGCTTTTTCGAGCGCGCCGACGGCGGCACGCTGTTCCTCGACGAAATCACCGAGATGCCGATGGAGTCGCAGGTCAAGCTGCTGCGCGTGCTCGAGACGGGACGCCTCACGCGCCTCGGCTCGGCGCGCGAGCTGGACGTGGACGTGCGGATCGTGGCGGCCACCAACCGCGATCCCGAGGCCGCGATGGCCGAGGGCAGGCTGCGTCCCGACCTCTATCACCGCATCAACGTGTTCCCGATCACGCTGCCGTCGCTGCGCGAGCGCGGCGACGACATTCCGATGCTGGCGGTGGCGTTCCTCAATCGGCTCAACGAGGAGAGCGGCCGCAAGATGCGCTTCGCGCCCGCCGCGCTGGCGGCGCTGGCCGGCTACGAATGGCCGGGCAACGTGCGCGAGCTGCGCAACTTCGTGCAGCGCGCGAGCATCTTCAACGACGGCGAGGTGATCGACACGCTGCCGCCGCCGATCATGGCCGAGGTGTCGGGCGACGCGGTGGGCGCTGACGACACGGTGTCGGTGCCGTTCGGCACCACGCTCGAGGAAGTCGACCGGCGCGTGATCCTCGGCACGCTGGCGCAGTGCGGCGGGGTGAAGACGCATGCCGCCGAGGTGCTCGACATCAGCCTGAAGACGATCTACAACCGCCTCGCGCAGCTCGAAGGCGGGGACAAGACCGCGTCGTGA
- a CDS encoding ATP-binding protein translates to MTQMQSGWIRNGMTGAALVAMATVLQSLLVHYGGPNMPLLLYYPFIAGVAWTISFGAGLVASLVSALLIWLLFVSDPRAYPLVPAMQAMQIGLFLLVSGVVCAVVAAFHHSRLTNDALRRREAAARQQYESVLASLTQGVIVTDSAGRITYLNPAAAALADLDARVAHGRALTDALHGNDGHGAGTRSTTVLERVLRGEPGASDLLWLRPAGQGARIPVAAVASPLCDPDGVRSGAVLVLRDVSADHERATANQMLRRLVDASPDAIIGVGADRLITSWNPAAQRMFGYAEAQALGRDAGMLVAPRWQRRHPLAAAVRDVHDAVSGVDLLCVRENGERFRATLAASPVFDDEQVCVALSLTLRDARLQRRRERDNHHRLRGARDARRQADTSNRLKDELLAIVSHELRTPLNVIYGWVEVMRNPVAEALQRQAIDAIDRSARSLSRMVADLLDASSLATGKLRLDPMPVDLVRVVADVTGALGTTAANEGITLETHCELDTCIVSGDAERLRQMLSNLLSNAFKFTPRGGRVTVALSRENARALLSVTDTGQGVAPEFLPHVFEAFRRAEGSPASPRRGLGLGLSIVRHIAELHGGSARVTSDGTGHGTTFEVALPAGWQPAGTLTWAAQTTSAPATRERLHLGGQRILLVDDDATSRTSLATALATLGAEIVVAESGRDALARIEAARPTVVLSDLAMPDGDGFWLLDALHGGNYTTAPVLAVTAHAGQADERRVLAAGFDAYLCKPVDIQLLAREILRTTQARGEVPTHALPPPQALDSRLPD, encoded by the coding sequence ATGACCCAAATGCAATCAGGCTGGATTCGAAATGGCATGACGGGTGCCGCGCTGGTCGCGATGGCGACGGTGCTGCAGTCGCTGCTGGTCCACTACGGCGGCCCGAACATGCCGCTGCTGCTCTACTACCCCTTCATCGCGGGCGTGGCGTGGACGATCTCGTTCGGCGCCGGCCTCGTCGCCTCGCTCGTGAGCGCGCTGCTGATCTGGCTGCTGTTCGTCAGCGACCCGCGCGCCTATCCGCTGGTGCCCGCGATGCAGGCCATGCAGATCGGCCTGTTCCTGCTGGTGTCGGGCGTGGTCTGCGCCGTGGTGGCCGCGTTTCACCATTCGCGGCTGACCAACGACGCGCTGCGCCGCCGCGAGGCCGCCGCGCGCCAGCAATACGAGTCGGTGCTCGCATCGCTGACGCAGGGCGTGATCGTTACCGATTCGGCCGGCCGCATCACCTACCTGAACCCGGCCGCGGCCGCGCTCGCCGATCTCGACGCCCGCGTCGCGCACGGCCGCGCGCTGACCGACGCGCTGCACGGCAACGACGGCCACGGCGCCGGCACGCGCTCGACCACCGTGCTCGAACGCGTGCTTCGCGGTGAGCCCGGCGCCTCCGACCTGCTGTGGCTGCGGCCCGCCGGGCAGGGCGCGCGCATTCCGGTGGCCGCCGTCGCCTCGCCGCTGTGCGACCCGGACGGCGTGCGCAGCGGCGCGGTGCTGGTGCTGCGCGACGTCAGCGCCGATCACGAGCGCGCCACCGCGAACCAGATGCTGCGGCGGCTCGTCGACGCTTCGCCCGACGCCATCATCGGGGTGGGCGCCGATCGCCTGATCACGAGCTGGAACCCGGCCGCGCAGCGCATGTTCGGCTATGCCGAGGCGCAGGCGCTCGGCCGCGACGCCGGCATGCTGGTCGCGCCGCGCTGGCAGCGCCGCCATCCGCTTGCCGCGGCGGTGCGCGACGTGCATGACGCCGTGAGCGGCGTGGACCTGCTCTGCGTGCGCGAGAACGGCGAGCGGTTCCGCGCGACGCTGGCCGCCTCGCCGGTGTTCGACGACGAGCAGGTCTGCGTGGCGCTGTCGCTGACGCTGCGCGACGCGCGCCTGCAGCGCCGCCGCGAGCGCGACAATCATCATCGGCTGCGCGGCGCGCGCGACGCGCGGCGCCAGGCCGACACCTCGAACCGCCTGAAGGACGAGCTGCTCGCGATCGTCTCGCACGAGCTGCGCACGCCGCTCAACGTGATCTACGGCTGGGTGGAGGTGATGCGCAACCCGGTGGCCGAGGCGCTGCAGCGTCAGGCAATCGACGCGATCGACCGCAGCGCCCGTTCGCTGTCGCGGATGGTGGCCGACCTGCTCGACGCCTCGTCGCTCGCCACCGGCAAGCTGCGGCTCGACCCGATGCCGGTCGATCTGGTGCGGGTGGTGGCCGACGTCACGGGCGCGCTCGGCACCACGGCCGCCAACGAGGGCATCACGCTCGAGACGCACTGCGAGCTCGACACCTGCATCGTGTCGGGCGACGCCGAGCGGCTCAGGCAGATGCTCTCGAACCTGCTGTCGAACGCCTTCAAGTTCACGCCGCGCGGCGGCCGCGTGACGGTGGCGCTCAGCCGCGAGAACGCCCGCGCGCTGCTGAGCGTGACCGACACGGGGCAGGGCGTGGCGCCCGAATTCCTGCCGCACGTATTCGAGGCGTTCCGGCGCGCCGAGGGCTCGCCCGCCTCACCGCGCCGCGGCCTCGGGCTGGGCCTGTCGATCGTGCGCCACATCGCCGAGCTGCACGGCGGCAGCGCGCGCGTGACGAGCGACGGCACCGGCCACGGCACCACCTTCGAGGTCGCGCTGCCGGCCGGCTGGCAGCCGGCCGGCACGCTGACCTGGGCCGCCCAGACGACGAGCGCGCCGGCCACGCGCGAGCGGCTGCACCTCGGCGGGCAGCGCATCCTGCTGGTCGACGACGACGCCACCTCGCGCACCAGCCTCGCCACCGCGCTCGCCACGCTCGGCGCCGAGATCGTGGTGGCCGAGTCGGGGCGCGACGCGCTCGCCAGGATCGAGGCCGCGCGGCCTACCGTCGTGCTGTCCGATCTCGCGATGCCGGACGGCGACGGGTTCTGGCTGCTCGACGCGCTGCATGGCGGCAACTACACGACCGCGCCGGTGCTGGCCGTGACTGCCCACGCCGGGCAGGCCGACGAGCGGCGCGTGCTGGCCGCCGGCTTCGACGCTTATCTGTGCAAGCCGGTCGACATCCAGCTGCTCGCACGCGAGATCCTGCGCACTACGCAGGCGCGCGGCGAGGTGCCGACGCACGCGTTGCCGCCGCCGCAGGCGCTCGACTCGCGGCTGCCCGACTGA
- a CDS encoding BON domain-containing protein → MKPRIARPFPSTPRRRHPGRRLLAAALTAATAFCAVAAFDANAAGDTLASASHAAGAKLHDMTLITEAKAALVQASGLDSGDVHVSVKDGNVTLTGSVPDESQRPLAIAAVKRVDGVRAVQDQLTIHAR, encoded by the coding sequence ATGAAGCCTCGCATCGCACGCCCGTTCCCGTCGACGCCGCGCCGGCGGCATCCGGGCCGCCGCCTTCTGGCGGCGGCGCTGACGGCGGCCACCGCGTTCTGCGCGGTCGCCGCGTTCGATGCGAACGCGGCCGGCGACACGCTTGCCTCGGCGTCGCACGCCGCCGGCGCGAAGCTGCACGACATGACCCTCATCACCGAGGCGAAGGCGGCACTGGTGCAGGCCAGCGGCCTCGACTCGGGCGACGTGCACGTCAGCGTCAAGGACGGCAACGTGACGCTCACGGGCAGCGTGCCCGACGAATCGCAGCGCCCGCTCGCGATCGCCGCCGTGAAGCGCGTGGACGGCGTGCGCGCGGTGCAGGACCAACTGACCATCCACGCGCGCTAG
- a CDS encoding DUF4142 domain-containing protein gives MMKRSSRAWRAAAIAVALGIPFAASAQTNPNPTPHAPPAADPRVGAEIVKPASPVGDTDIAKRPQGIDPEFVDKASLAGKREVQASQLAIERSASPAVREFAKMMLDDHGRANEQLRMIAAKQGVPAQAAKIVDPDVEALRGKQGHDFDVAYLAVAGPAAHRQAIRLFEAQARGGHSSELRAFAQQGLPMLRKHLAAAQKLAQQVGN, from the coding sequence ATGATGAAACGATCCAGCAGAGCATGGCGCGCGGCGGCGATTGCCGTCGCGCTCGGCATTCCCTTCGCGGCATCCGCCCAGACCAACCCGAACCCGACGCCGCACGCCCCGCCCGCGGCCGACCCGCGGGTCGGCGCGGAGATCGTCAAGCCGGCCTCGCCGGTGGGCGACACCGATATCGCGAAGCGTCCGCAGGGCATCGATCCCGAGTTCGTCGACAAGGCCTCGCTGGCCGGCAAGCGCGAGGTGCAGGCGAGCCAGCTCGCGATCGAGCGTTCGGCGTCGCCGGCGGTGCGCGAGTTCGCGAAGATGATGCTCGACGACCATGGCCGCGCCAACGAGCAGTTGCGCATGATTGCCGCCAAGCAGGGCGTGCCGGCGCAGGCGGCGAAGATCGTCGATCCCGACGTGGAGGCGCTGCGCGGCAAGCAGGGCCACGATTTCGACGTCGCCTATCTGGCGGTGGCGGGGCCGGCCGCGCACCGGCAGGCGATCCGGCTGTTCGAGGCGCAGGCGCGCGGCGGCCATTCGAGCGAGCTGCGCGCGTTCGCGCAGCAGGGCCTGCCGATGTTGCGCAAGCATCTGGCCGCCGCCCAGAAGCTCGCGCAGCAGGTGGGCAACTGA
- a CDS encoding MipA/OmpV family protein — protein sequence MIRCRAVPVSPRRLGLMRRAVVPSRLTVLTVCCAAAVTARAQTPGPLSEWQYSAGVPLESLFNPHPPDKWDVRVGVASTFRPRYDGSDQYRAMAGPSIDVRYRDLLFLSTGEGLGVNFLRGRNWRATLSVGYDLGRRSADDLGHLNGLDNINPAPKIKLSADYVLSKRFPLVLRGDVQRYIGGANGWVADFAAYMPLPGSSERFFWFAGPNVTFADSRYMNSWFGVNQGESARSGIPAYSAKAGLRSYGGGITMVWFFRKHWFLTADGAIQQLVGSARHSPITQSSANATFDLSINYQF from the coding sequence ATGATTCGATGCCGTGCCGTTCCCGTTTCCCCGCGCCGCCTGGGCCTGATGCGCCGCGCGGTCGTTCCGTCGCGGCTGACCGTCCTGACGGTGTGCTGCGCGGCCGCCGTGACGGCCCGCGCGCAGACGCCGGGCCCGCTCAGCGAGTGGCAGTACTCGGCCGGCGTGCCGCTCGAGAGCCTGTTCAATCCGCACCCGCCCGACAAGTGGGACGTGCGGGTGGGCGTGGCCTCCACGTTCCGGCCGCGGTACGACGGCTCCGACCAGTACCGCGCGATGGCCGGCCCGAGCATCGACGTGCGCTATCGCGACCTGCTGTTCCTCTCGACCGGCGAGGGGCTGGGCGTGAATTTCCTGCGCGGCCGGAACTGGCGCGCGACGCTGTCGGTCGGCTACGATCTCGGGCGCCGTTCGGCCGACGATCTCGGCCACCTGAACGGCCTCGACAACATCAATCCGGCACCGAAGATCAAGCTGTCGGCGGACTACGTGCTGTCCAAGCGCTTTCCGCTGGTGCTGCGCGGCGACGTGCAGCGCTACATCGGCGGCGCGAACGGCTGGGTGGCCGACTTCGCCGCCTACATGCCGCTGCCGGGCAGCTCGGAGCGCTTTTTCTGGTTCGCCGGCCCGAACGTCACGTTCGCCGACTCGCGCTACATGAACAGCTGGTTCGGGGTAAACCAGGGGGAATCGGCGCGCTCGGGAATTCCGGCGTATTCTGCGAAGGCGGGCCTGAGATCCTATGGCGGCGGCATCACCATGGTGTGGTTCTTCCGCAAGCACTGGTTCCTCACGGCCGACGGCGCGATCCAGCAGCTGGTGGGCAGCGCGCGTCACAGCCCGATCACGCAGAGTTCGGCGAACGCCACGTTCGATCTGTCGATCAATTACCAGTTCTAG
- a CDS encoding DUF3005 domain-containing protein: MEQARNQNPVKTPAPGLNPTPSTAAAERGAGRHLTPERIAAKMPTGLPAIDRARYTLEHGDPVRRAASRIATLDNAAMGASGNSVDVDGKSFDAHRDASHWHDNEIHSNASLDDSVVTPDDGLAGFACRRGGLQPAVATRFGWQVSQTGIVDAGRTNGARTVRVIRLEPSSS; encoded by the coding sequence ATGGAGCAGGCACGGAATCAAAACCCGGTGAAGACGCCGGCCCCCGGATTGAACCCGACGCCCTCGACGGCCGCGGCCGAACGCGGCGCCGGCCGCCACTTGACCCCTGAGCGGATCGCCGCGAAGATGCCCACCGGCCTGCCGGCCATCGACCGCGCGCGCTACACGCTCGAGCACGGCGATCCGGTGCGCCGTGCCGCGAGCCGGATCGCGACGCTCGACAACGCGGCGATGGGCGCCTCGGGCAACAGCGTCGACGTGGACGGCAAGAGCTTCGATGCGCACCGCGACGCCTCGCACTGGCACGACAACGAGATCCACTCCAATGCCTCGCTCGACGACAGCGTGGTGACGCCCGACGACGGCCTGGCCGGCTTCGCATGCCGCCGCGGCGGGCTGCAGCCGGCCGTGGCGACGCGCTTCGGCTGGCAGGTCAGCCAGACCGGCATCGTCGATGCGGGCCGCACGAACGGCGCGCGCACGGTGCGCGTGATCCGGCTCGAACCTTCGTCATCCTGA
- a CDS encoding DUF4397 domain-containing protein, whose product MKTIRTLAVMVSAVAVLAACGGDGNDIGTIIGVSKPQARFIHAVPLGPNVDYYVNGQLNTANIAYKGVTRYGDVSSGATTTSYNATGTNSAVGSQSFTTANGHHYTTIALPSSSSPIAVIDDPYAKGLLSNQARLRSFNASPNAQNLDIYVVTAGNTNISAANPTLSNVTYKNAVPATTQDSIYLNGGNYQIIVTTTGSKTPVLTTAPFNLANNADWLVVTIPAGGIADVMPNDIHVLVAQGNEADSSAQELGPQ is encoded by the coding sequence ATGAAAACGATTCGTACCCTGGCGGTGATGGTTTCGGCCGTGGCAGTGCTCGCCGCTTGCGGCGGCGACGGCAACGACATCGGCACCATTATTGGCGTGTCGAAGCCGCAGGCGCGCTTCATCCACGCCGTGCCGCTCGGCCCGAACGTCGATTACTACGTGAACGGGCAGCTCAACACGGCCAACATCGCCTACAAGGGCGTGACGCGCTACGGCGACGTGAGCAGCGGCGCCACCACCACGTCCTACAACGCCACCGGCACCAACTCGGCGGTCGGTTCCCAGTCGTTCACCACCGCCAACGGCCACCACTACACCACCATCGCGCTGCCGAGCAGCTCGTCGCCGATCGCGGTGATCGACGATCCGTATGCCAAGGGCCTGCTGTCGAACCAGGCGCGCCTGCGCAGCTTCAACGCCTCGCCGAACGCGCAGAACCTGGACATCTACGTGGTCACGGCCGGCAACACCAACATCTCGGCGGCCAACCCGACGCTGTCGAACGTGACCTACAAGAACGCGGTGCCGGCCACCACGCAGGATTCGATCTATCTGAACGGCGGCAACTACCAGATCATCGTCACGACCACCGGCTCGAAGACCCCGGTGCTGACGACGGCGCCGTTCAACCTGGCGAACAACGCCGACTGGCTGGTGGTGACGATCCCGGCGGGCGGCATTGCCGACGTGATGCCGAACGACATCCACGTCCTGGTCGCGCAGGGCAACGAGGCCGATTCGTCGGCGCAGGAGCTCGGCCCGCAATAA